In Pseudobacter ginsenosidimutans, the following are encoded in one genomic region:
- a CDS encoding ATP-dependent helicase, whose amino-acid sequence MIDYLKGLNDKQREAVLHKDGPLMIVAGAGSGKTKVLTTRIAHLMASGVDAFNILALTFTNKAAKEMKERIEHILGNSDARNLYIGTFHSVFARILRSEAHRLGYPNNFTIYDTDDAKSVVKAVINEMNLDDKTYKPSNIYNRISSAKNALVGPIEYANDYGLQQEDLRSNRPATAQIYDAYVKRCFKNGAMDFDDLLLKFYELLKHFPEALSKYQHKFKYILIDEYQDTNPAQYEVIKLLGAMHENVCVVGDDAQSIYGFRGATIENILQFQKDYEDAHVVKLEQNYRSTQSILNAANEVIKNNKGQIPKDLWTENSEGEKIRLVRTMTDNDEGKYVADTIQEQKLRNHYSNKDFAILYRTNSQSRAFEEALRRMGIAYTMYGGTSFYSRKEIKDFVAYLRIIVNPKDEEALKRIINYPARGIGKTTIDRALLVANNQNISMWEVLEQAQIFGFKSNTLEAIDGFVTMIKSFSSMLKNQNASDVAVHVGKQTNLVKELFNDKSTEGVARYENIQELLNSIKEWVESPDVDETGEVTDKGLGAYLQQITLLTDADDKDPNADTVKLMTIHAAKGLEFSCVFAVGLEEMLFPNAMSINSKEELEEERRLFYVVVTRAKARLWVTYANTRYRFGQLVQNEPSRFIDELPDQYLDRSFAGGGARNQGSGWGSGGNSAYDRMHRGGGGGWSGGNSAKDAEKLYGPPPSKKPAVPSYVTPKPATPKVVEHKPSEDFVPSDISALAEGNKVEHQKFGFGQVVKIEGSAHNPVATIKFDQNGEKKIMLNYAKLRIL is encoded by the coding sequence ATGATTGACTACCTGAAAGGATTGAATGACAAACAGCGTGAAGCTGTTCTCCATAAAGATGGCCCCCTGATGATCGTTGCAGGCGCGGGAAGCGGTAAAACCAAAGTGTTGACCACCCGTATTGCGCATCTCATGGCCAGTGGTGTGGATGCTTTCAATATCCTGGCGCTGACCTTTACCAACAAGGCTGCCAAGGAAATGAAAGAGCGTATCGAGCATATTCTCGGTAATTCCGATGCCCGTAATCTTTATATCGGTACTTTCCACTCCGTATTCGCCAGGATCCTTCGCAGTGAAGCCCATCGACTCGGTTATCCCAATAACTTCACCATTTATGATACCGATGATGCCAAGAGTGTTGTAAAGGCGGTGATCAATGAAATGAACCTGGACGATAAGACTTACAAGCCCTCCAATATTTACAACCGCATCTCTTCCGCCAAGAACGCGCTGGTTGGGCCCATCGAATATGCCAATGATTATGGGCTGCAGCAGGAAGACCTGCGCTCCAACCGTCCGGCTACCGCCCAGATCTATGATGCCTACGTAAAGCGTTGCTTCAAGAATGGTGCGATGGATTTTGATGATCTCTTGTTGAAATTCTATGAACTGCTCAAGCATTTCCCGGAAGCGCTGAGCAAGTACCAGCATAAGTTCAAATATATTTTGATCGATGAGTATCAGGATACCAACCCTGCGCAGTACGAAGTGATCAAACTGCTCGGCGCCATGCACGAGAATGTCTGCGTGGTGGGCGATGATGCGCAAAGTATCTATGGTTTCCGTGGGGCTACTATCGAGAACATTTTGCAGTTCCAGAAAGATTATGAAGATGCACATGTGGTGAAACTGGAACAAAACTATCGCAGCACGCAGTCTATCCTGAATGCTGCGAATGAAGTGATCAAGAACAATAAGGGACAGATCCCGAAAGATCTCTGGACGGAAAACAGCGAAGGCGAGAAGATCCGCCTCGTTCGTACCATGACCGATAACGATGAAGGCAAGTACGTTGCGGACACCATCCAGGAACAGAAGCTGCGGAATCATTACAGCAATAAGGATTTCGCGATCCTCTATCGCACCAACTCCCAGAGCCGTGCGTTTGAAGAAGCGTTGCGCAGAATGGGTATCGCTTATACCATGTATGGCGGCACGAGTTTCTATTCACGGAAGGAGATCAAAGACTTTGTTGCTTATCTCCGCATCATTGTGAACCCAAAAGATGAAGAGGCGCTGAAGCGTATCATCAACTATCCAGCAAGAGGCATCGGTAAAACCACTATCGACCGTGCTTTGCTGGTGGCCAACAACCAGAATATTTCCATGTGGGAAGTGCTGGAACAGGCGCAGATCTTCGGTTTCAAGAGCAATACGCTGGAAGCGATCGATGGTTTTGTGACCATGATCAAGAGTTTCTCCAGCATGCTCAAGAACCAGAATGCTTCCGATGTGGCGGTGCATGTAGGGAAACAAACCAATCTCGTTAAAGAACTTTTCAACGATAAGAGTACAGAAGGCGTTGCCCGTTACGAGAATATCCAGGAGTTGCTCAACTCTATCAAGGAATGGGTGGAGAGCCCGGACGTTGATGAAACAGGTGAAGTAACTGATAAAGGTCTCGGCGCTTATCTTCAACAGATCACATTGCTCACCGATGCAGATGACAAGGATCCCAATGCCGATACTGTTAAGCTGATGACCATTCACGCTGCGAAAGGTCTGGAGTTCTCCTGTGTGTTTGCTGTGGGCCTGGAAGAAATGCTGTTCCCCAATGCCATGAGCATTAACAGCAAGGAAGAACTGGAGGAGGAAAGACGATTGTTCTATGTGGTGGTCACCCGCGCCAAAGCCAGGCTCTGGGTCACTTATGCCAATACACGGTATCGTTTTGGTCAGCTCGTGCAGAATGAGCCCAGCCGCTTCATCGATGAGTTGCCCGATCAGTATTTGGACCGCAGCTTTGCCGGGGGCGGCGCGCGCAACCAGGGCAGCGGATGGGGTAGTGGCGGCAACAGTGCTTATGATCGCATGCACCGTGGTGGTGGAGGCGGATGGAGTGGTGGCAACTCTGCAAAAGATGCAGAGAAATTATATGGACCTCCTCCATCAAAGAAACCTGCAGTGCCATCTTATGTTACTCCAAAGCCTGCAACACCAAAAGTGGTGGAGCACAAACCAAGTGAAGATTTTGTTCCCAGCGATATCTCTGCACTGGCTGAAGGTAATAAAGTGGAGCATCAGAAATTTGGTTTCGGTCAGGTGGTCAAGATCGAAGGATCTGCGCACAATCCAGTTGCTACGATCAAATTCGATCAGAATGGAGAAAAGAAGATCATGTTGAATTATGCCAAGCTGAGGATCCTCTAA
- a CDS encoding helix-turn-helix domain-containing protein encodes MSSPDTSNHLFYLAARFVNQTNRHLFLTGKAGTGKTTFLRYIRENTNKRMAIIAPTGVAAINAGGVTMHSFFQLPFGAFIPSPLAGWNSHQQFNNPNTLLKNLKLSRDKKELLRELELLVIDEVSMLRADLLDEIDLILRHVRRKPDQSFGGVQLLYIGDLFQLPPVVSNEEWDILKDHYKSPFFFDAHVLHQHPPVYLELKKIYRQHEADFIEILNNIRNNTVTSQDLDRLHLHYRPGYQQEPGENYIILTTHNSKADTINQQQLNKLTGDAYEFEGMITKDFNEKALPAERMLQLKEGAQIMFIKNDKGESRRYYNGKIAVISRIAGEKIFVTFPGEAYEMELEKETWKNIRYQYNREEDNIEEEELGSYSQFPIRLAWAITIHKSQGLTFEKAIIDAGSSFAPGQVYVALSRLTSLEGLILFSRIHPHCIQTESRTMEFTRSEQPEDILHHLLEEEQKLFIARSLVRSFDFTKMAETFKDHYDEYSNRQLADLNAAINWGQGITRTVLQHQDMAGRFMRQLEQLLPMAEQDNFQFLRQRIVAASEYFLQPLDQLIESIRNHAEEIRLKQRIKKYVRELNELCLLPERKKQELELAIHIAGGLTQGRKAGDLLQEVEELQKAHRAKTAEEETTEVKTEKKSNKPAKGETNRITLKLFREGKTIPEIAGLRNLANGTIESHLIFFIASGDIAVTQLVEPDKVKEILNLLESSPAEGYSATAIREKLGDHFSFGEIRAVVQHREWLNKSRETV; translated from the coding sequence ATGTCGTCCCCCGATACTTCCAACCATCTCTTTTACCTCGCCGCCCGGTTCGTGAATCAAACTAACCGGCATCTTTTTCTCACCGGCAAAGCAGGAACCGGCAAAACCACCTTCCTGCGCTATATCCGCGAGAACACCAATAAGAGAATGGCCATCATCGCTCCTACAGGAGTAGCCGCTATCAATGCGGGTGGTGTAACCATGCACTCTTTCTTCCAGCTTCCTTTCGGCGCATTCATTCCCTCTCCTCTTGCAGGATGGAACAGTCATCAGCAGTTCAATAATCCCAACACATTATTGAAGAACCTGAAACTGAGCAGGGATAAAAAAGAATTACTTCGCGAACTGGAACTACTGGTCATCGATGAAGTGAGCATGCTGCGCGCTGACCTGCTGGATGAGATCGATCTTATTCTCCGTCATGTTCGTCGTAAGCCTGATCAATCTTTCGGAGGTGTACAATTATTATATATCGGCGATCTCTTCCAGCTGCCTCCTGTAGTGAGCAATGAAGAATGGGATATTCTCAAAGACCATTATAAAAGCCCTTTCTTTTTTGATGCACATGTATTGCACCAACACCCGCCGGTTTACCTGGAACTCAAAAAGATCTACCGGCAGCACGAAGCTGATTTCATCGAGATCCTGAATAATATCCGTAACAATACTGTTACCAGTCAGGACCTGGACAGACTGCACTTGCATTACCGTCCGGGTTATCAGCAGGAGCCCGGAGAGAATTACATCATTCTCACAACCCACAATTCCAAAGCTGATACCATCAACCAGCAGCAACTCAATAAACTGACGGGCGATGCTTATGAATTCGAAGGCATGATCACCAAGGACTTCAACGAGAAAGCCCTTCCTGCAGAAAGGATGCTGCAACTCAAAGAAGGCGCACAGATCATGTTCATTAAAAATGATAAAGGCGAAAGCCGCCGTTATTATAATGGTAAGATCGCGGTGATCAGCCGTATCGCAGGCGAAAAGATCTTCGTTACCTTTCCCGGCGAAGCGTATGAGATGGAACTGGAAAAAGAGACCTGGAAAAATATCCGCTACCAATACAACCGGGAGGAAGATAATATCGAAGAAGAAGAACTGGGCAGTTACTCGCAATTCCCGATCCGTCTGGCATGGGCCATCACTATTCACAAAAGCCAGGGCCTCACTTTTGAAAAAGCCATCATCGATGCAGGCTCCTCCTTTGCGCCTGGACAGGTGTATGTGGCGCTCAGCCGGTTGACCTCGCTGGAAGGCCTGATCCTCTTTTCCCGGATCCATCCGCATTGCATCCAGACTGAGTCCAGAACAATGGAGTTTACCCGCTCCGAGCAACCGGAAGATATCCTGCACCATTTATTGGAAGAAGAACAAAAATTGTTCATTGCCCGATCGCTGGTCAGAAGTTTCGATTTCACCAAAATGGCCGAGACCTTCAAAGACCACTATGATGAATATTCCAATCGTCAGCTGGCAGATCTGAATGCAGCTATCAATTGGGGCCAAGGCATTACCCGTACTGTATTGCAGCATCAGGATATGGCCGGAAGGTTCATGCGGCAACTGGAACAACTGCTTCCGATGGCAGAGCAGGATAATTTCCAGTTCCTCCGGCAACGAATTGTGGCCGCCAGTGAATACTTCCTTCAACCACTTGATCAACTGATCGAATCCATTCGCAACCATGCCGAAGAAATCAGGTTGAAACAACGCATCAAGAAATATGTACGGGAACTCAATGAGCTTTGTCTGCTCCCTGAAAGAAAAAAACAGGAACTGGAACTGGCTATCCACATCGCAGGAGGTTTGACCCAGGGCCGCAAAGCCGGCGATCTGCTCCAGGAAGTGGAAGAACTGCAAAAAGCGCATCGCGCAAAAACTGCAGAAGAGGAAACCACAGAAGTGAAAACGGAAAAGAAATCGAATAAGCCTGCAAAGGGAGAAACCAATCGCATCACGTTAAAACTTTTCCGCGAAGGAAAGACCATCCCCGAAATTGCCGGTCTGCGCAATCTCGCCAATGGGACCATTGAATCACATCTCATATTTTTTATCGCCTCCGGAGATATTGCAGTAACGCAACTGGTGGAGCCTGATAAGGTCAAAGAAATATTGAATCTCCTGGAATCCTCTCCCGCAGAGGGCTATTCCGCAACTGCCATCAGGGAGAAGCTGGGCGATCATTTCAGCTTTGGAGAGATCCGGGCGGTTGTTCAGCACCGTGAGTGGCTGAACAAAAGCAGGGAAACAGTCTGA
- a CDS encoding META domain-containing protein gives MRTLIIVGAALLLVAAVAPALTNYHRSVRKSDNKTDVCSILPLNSLRDLYVNNRGNSFRRFHPELVSNTAGPSFEKLKVIRTSFKPDTSLNGLWYLQPALPSDTATGTFPSLRFNLKTKKFSGNTGCNTMSGSFTITDSSFQFNDNVQVSKKICTGFNEAAFLKSLFMANRYTIDDSVMTLWFDQTQLSRWTRKPYKGAILNKA, from the coding sequence ATGCGAACCCTGATCATAGTGGGAGCTGCTCTGCTGCTGGTAGCAGCAGTGGCGCCGGCACTCACAAACTACCACCGGTCTGTGCGCAAATCTGATAATAAAACAGATGTATGTTCAATACTACCGCTGAATAGTCTCCGCGATCTGTATGTCAATAACAGAGGAAATTCCTTCCGTCGTTTTCATCCGGAACTGGTCTCAAATACAGCCGGACCTTCATTTGAGAAACTAAAGGTAATACGTACATCCTTCAAACCAGATACTTCCCTCAATGGTCTTTGGTATCTACAACCTGCGTTGCCTTCAGACACTGCTACCGGCACATTCCCCTCATTGCGCTTTAATCTGAAGACTAAAAAATTCAGCGGTAATACCGGATGCAATACCATGTCGGGATCATTCACCATAACAGACAGCTCATTTCAATTCAACGACAATGTGCAGGTTAGCAAAAAGATTTGCACAGGTTTCAATGAAGCGGCTTTTCTGAAAAGCCTGTTCATGGCTAACCGCTATACAATCGATGATTCGGTGATGACACTCTGGTTCGATCAAACGCAGTTGAGCCGCTGGACCAGGAAGCCATATAAGGGCGCTATACTCAACAAAGCTTAA
- a CDS encoding Na+/H+ antiporter has translation MLQNNVLLILSLLFVVSMLSMLSQKLRVSYPIFLVIAGLLISLVPGIPEVSLEPEVVFIIFLPPLLYSAAWNTSWNDFWANRRPIGLLSIGLVIFTSAAIAFTAQAMIPGFTLAMGFLLGGIVSPPDAIAATSVLQGMKVPRRAIAILEGESLVNDASSLIVFRFALAAMLTGQFVLWKAGAEFVLVSLMGIVIGLLIAFIEYLIHRFLPTTASIDTAITLISPYLMYIAAEHFHFSGVLAVVSGGLFMSWRSHDVFSYNTRIQTTSVWNTLVFLLNGVVFILIGLQLPGIVEGLEENSMLQSFKYAVVISLVTIIIRILWVYPGAYVPRMLSKRIRTKEVRPTPNSVFLVAWSGMRGVVSLAAALSIPLTISDGSAFPYRNLILFITFSVILVTLVIQGLSLPFVLKWLKIEVPEDEHAQEQEIRLRLASVALDHIEHNYSTEANSIEAFTRLRDRYKRMSEIAARKLEKEEELKKRPEFLPKYRDMLLELVHARRIELNKMRHENQYPEELIRKKEEELDLEEARLRK, from the coding sequence ATGCTGCAGAATAATGTTTTGTTGATTTTGTCACTGCTTTTTGTGGTGTCGATGCTGAGCATGTTGAGCCAGAAACTGCGTGTTTCCTATCCCATTTTCCTGGTAATTGCGGGGCTACTGATCAGCCTGGTGCCGGGCATTCCGGAAGTGAGCCTGGAGCCGGAAGTGGTCTTCATCATTTTTCTTCCTCCATTATTATATTCAGCGGCATGGAATACATCCTGGAATGATTTCTGGGCCAACCGCCGGCCCATAGGATTGTTATCGATCGGGCTGGTGATCTTCACATCTGCCGCAATCGCTTTTACAGCACAGGCCATGATACCCGGATTTACACTGGCCATGGGATTTTTGTTGGGCGGCATCGTTTCTCCTCCCGATGCAATTGCCGCCACCAGTGTGTTGCAGGGAATGAAAGTACCGCGCAGGGCCATCGCCATCCTGGAAGGTGAAAGCCTGGTGAACGACGCTTCATCACTGATCGTTTTCCGATTTGCACTTGCGGCTATGCTTACCGGTCAGTTCGTGCTGTGGAAAGCAGGAGCTGAATTTGTGCTGGTGTCACTGATGGGTATTGTGATCGGACTGCTGATCGCATTCATCGAATATCTCATTCACCGTTTTCTTCCTACTACAGCCAGTATCGATACCGCCATCACTTTGATCTCTCCTTATTTAATGTATATCGCTGCGGAGCATTTTCATTTCTCCGGCGTATTGGCAGTTGTGAGCGGCGGATTGTTCATGAGCTGGCGGTCGCATGATGTGTTTTCTTACAATACAAGGATCCAGACCACCAGTGTTTGGAATACGCTTGTATTCCTGTTGAACGGTGTTGTATTTATTTTGATAGGATTGCAACTGCCGGGAATAGTGGAAGGTCTGGAAGAGAACTCCATGTTGCAATCCTTCAAGTATGCAGTGGTGATCAGTCTGGTTACCATTATTATCCGGATACTCTGGGTTTACCCCGGCGCCTATGTTCCGCGGATGCTTAGTAAAAGGATCCGGACCAAAGAAGTGAGGCCCACACCCAACAGCGTTTTCCTGGTTGCCTGGAGCGGCATGAGAGGAGTTGTTTCGCTGGCTGCGGCATTGTCGATTCCGCTCACGATATCGGATGGATCCGCCTTTCCTTACCGGAACCTGATCCTCTTCATCACTTTTTCTGTGATACTGGTAACGCTGGTGATCCAGGGGCTCAGTCTGCCTTTTGTGCTCAAATGGCTGAAGATCGAAGTGCCGGAAGATGAGCATGCTCAGGAACAGGAGATCCGGCTGCGACTGGCTTCGGTGGCGCTGGACCATATCGAGCACAATTATTCAACGGAAGCCAACAGCATCGAGGCTTTTACCAGGCTACGCGATCGCTACAAACGGATGTCGGAGATCGCAGCCCGAAAACTGGAAAAAGAAGAGGAGCTCAAAAAACGCCCCGAGTTCCTTCCGAAATACCGCGATATGCTGCTGGAGCTGGTGCATGCACGAAGGATCGAGCTGAACAAAATGCGCCACGAAAATCAATACCCCGAAGAACTGATCCGTAAAAAAGAAGAGGAGCTTGACCTGGAGGAAGCAAGGCTAAGGAAATAA
- a CDS encoding alpha/beta fold hydrolase, with product MQSIVLLHGATGAASQLQSLADALSKTYSVHTINFSGHGGEPMPEAFSIELFAKQVLTFLDVRQLVSPIVFGYSLGGYVGMYIARHHPGRISKLITLATKFHWDETIAAKQQRSFDANVILEKAPAFAEQLQQMHAPNDWKEVLRKTGVMLTKLGNRNILGAEDYPQVQTETLLIQGDKDRMVTLEETIAVFRALPANSARLCVLPGTPHPLEQVDLNMLISLIG from the coding sequence ATGCAGTCAATCGTATTACTTCATGGCGCTACCGGTGCTGCATCTCAATTGCAGTCGCTGGCAGATGCGCTGAGCAAAACTTATTCGGTCCATACTATCAATTTCAGTGGACATGGTGGCGAGCCCATGCCCGAAGCTTTTTCCATCGAACTCTTTGCAAAACAGGTGCTGACCTTTTTGGATGTCCGTCAACTCGTATCTCCCATTGTATTCGGATACAGCCTGGGTGGTTATGTAGGCATGTACATTGCCCGGCATCATCCCGGCAGGATCAGCAAGCTGATCACACTGGCCACCAAGTTCCATTGGGACGAAACCATTGCGGCCAAACAACAGCGCAGCTTCGATGCCAATGTGATCCTGGAAAAGGCGCCGGCCTTCGCAGAACAATTACAACAAATGCACGCACCAAACGACTGGAAAGAAGTATTGAGAAAGACAGGCGTCATGCTAACGAAACTGGGCAACCGAAATATCCTGGGTGCTGAGGACTACCCGCAGGTGCAGACAGAAACCCTGCTGATCCAGGGAGATAAAGACCGGATGGTGACGCTGGAAGAAACTATTGCAGTGTTCAGGGCACTTCCCGCTAACAGTGCCCGGCTTTGTGTGCTGCCCGGAACGCCGCATCCGTTGGAGCAGGTGGACTTGAACATGCTTATATCATTGATAGGCTAA
- a CDS encoding LamG domain-containing protein, producing MKIVSWISGSAFALIMLFCTTTPMTSCIKETIRDTVTIKDTITIKDTVTIPCECDDEEDLKRGLIAYYNFNNGTLNDSSGKNNHIVFNNAVKTIDRMGRPNNAYLFNGTSSYMQVTNSESLNPGSEITMMAIMKVNGFYAGQCKSNQIFGKTSYYSDYVNGAYVMRFTPADFICSSPLDTENEVFNIGYGDRDSYPEKSAGAISDTLKVKTDQWYTLIYTYKEGVSKLYVNGKLIDERQHTAVFTPNMNDLFIGKCEGSSYPFWFNGVIDEIRLYERALCETEVKVLTNLAK from the coding sequence ATGAAAATAGTTTCGTGGATCTCAGGAAGCGCATTTGCTCTGATCATGCTCTTCTGCACTACAACCCCCATGACCTCCTGTATCAAAGAAACGATCAGGGATACGGTTACTATCAAAGACACCATTACAATCAAAGACACTGTGACTATTCCCTGCGAGTGCGATGACGAAGAGGATCTCAAAAGAGGACTCATAGCTTATTACAACTTCAACAACGGTACACTCAACGATAGCAGCGGAAAAAACAACCATATTGTTTTCAATAATGCTGTTAAGACCATCGACAGGATGGGAAGACCAAATAACGCCTATCTTTTTAATGGCACTTCCAGTTATATGCAGGTAACCAACAGTGAGTCCCTGAACCCCGGCAGCGAAATCACCATGATGGCCATTATGAAAGTGAATGGCTTTTATGCCGGGCAATGTAAAAGCAACCAGATCTTTGGTAAGACCAGCTATTATAGTGATTATGTTAACGGCGCATACGTTATGCGCTTTACACCTGCAGACTTTATTTGCTCCTCTCCGCTGGATACCGAAAATGAAGTTTTCAATATTGGTTATGGTGACAGGGATTCCTATCCGGAAAAATCAGCAGGAGCAATCTCGGATACCCTTAAAGTGAAAACCGACCAATGGTATACATTAATCTATACTTATAAAGAGGGAGTTTCCAAATTATACGTTAACGGTAAATTGATCGATGAACGTCAACATACAGCTGTTTTCACTCCTAATATGAACGATCTGTTTATCGGAAAATGTGAGGGTAGCAGTTATCCTTTTTGGTTCAATGGTGTGATTGATGAGATCAGACTCTATGAAAGGGCGCTTTGCGAAACAGAAGTAAAAGTGCTCACAAATCTTGCTAAATAA
- a CDS encoding OmpA/MotB family protein, which yields MKPRQVLLVAMSPILLYSCVSKKKFAAEQAKVAELTAANTKLTGDLKGCEDLKAEAARKAEALQNEIAALNKQIDYLKENNTTALKQLQDLSVISSSQAESIRKSLDNMGAKDAYIQTLQQQMAKKDSLNMQLVMNLKGAIGNLDDKDINIKVDKGVVYIDISDKLLFKSGSYDVTDAAKTVLGKVATVLKNQPDIDFMVEGHTDNVPFSRGVLVDNWDLSVKRATSVVRVLQKEYGLEPAKITAAGRAEYVPVGGNDTVEGKAANRRTRIVILPQLDQFFKLLEKKP from the coding sequence ATGAAGCCCAGACAAGTCTTATTAGTAGCGATGTCCCCTATCCTCCTTTACTCTTGCGTTAGTAAAAAGAAATTTGCCGCTGAGCAAGCTAAAGTAGCTGAGCTCACAGCAGCCAACACCAAACTCACAGGCGACCTCAAAGGTTGCGAAGACCTCAAAGCTGAAGCTGCACGTAAAGCTGAAGCCCTCCAGAACGAGATCGCAGCCCTCAACAAACAAATCGATTACCTGAAAGAAAACAATACTACAGCCCTGAAACAACTGCAGGATCTCTCCGTGATCTCCAGCTCTCAGGCTGAAAGCATCCGCAAATCTCTCGACAATATGGGTGCTAAAGATGCTTACATCCAAACTCTACAGCAGCAAATGGCTAAGAAAGACAGCCTGAACATGCAACTGGTGATGAATCTGAAAGGTGCTATCGGCAACCTGGACGACAAAGACATCAACATCAAGGTTGACAAAGGTGTTGTTTACATCGACATCTCCGACAAACTCCTCTTCAAGAGCGGAAGCTATGACGTTACCGATGCAGCCAAAACTGTATTGGGCAAAGTTGCTACCGTGCTGAAAAACCAACCTGATATCGACTTCATGGTTGAAGGCCATACAGACAATGTTCCTTTCTCCCGCGGCGTACTGGTAGACAACTGGGACCTCTCAGTTAAACGTGCTACTTCCGTTGTTCGCGTTCTGCAGAAAGAATACGGTCTGGAGCCTGCCAAAATCACTGCTGCCGGCAGAGCTGAATACGTTCCCGTTGGTGGTAACGATACCGTTGAAGGTAAAGCTGCAAACCGCAGAACACGTATCGTGATCCTTCCTCAACTGGATCAGTTCTTCAAACTGCTCGAAAAGAAACCTTAA